The genomic stretch AAGAATATATAAGGGTGCTTGATACAGAATGGAATTGCGTTGAAGGAGAATCTGTTGACAGACCCAAAAGAGAAATTGCAAGATTAAAGGAATTAGCAGAAGTTTAGAATAAAAGGGGCAGCTGTTTATTGAGTTGACACCTGTAAGTTAGGGGAAAGAATCTAATTTATAGGAGGTTACATCATACAGCGGTCCCTTTTTCGCATTCAATATTAAGAAGTACGAACATGGGAGATGCATTGTATCACTATGAAAACCTACGAATTTGATTTATAATAGATGCACTTGCAACGCGGTATAATAAAACAGGAAAAATAAGTATAATAGGAAAGATTAAGCGGAGGTAGATTAAGATGCCAAGAAAAGTAGTTCTATTCATTGCTGAAAGTCTGGACGGATATATCGCCACCAAAGAAGATGATCTTGAATGGCTGATTAACACGGAAGGGGAAGGGGATAATGGCTATTCAGAATTCTACGATACCATTGATACGATTATTATGGGTAGAAGAACCTATGACTGGATTCTAAATCATGAAGGCAATAACTTTCCCTATGTAGGAAAGCAATGTTATGTACTGTCAGAATCCAGACAGGGAAAAGATAAAAATGTTGTGTATGTAAATGGTAACATCACAGAATTCATACAGAAATTAAAGCAGGAGGAAGGAAAGGATATCTGGATAGTAGGCGGAGGCAGCATGCTCCATGAATTTATCGAGAAAAGGCTTGTGGATGAATGGATTATTACAGTTACTCCCACTATTCTGGGGGACGGCATACCGTTGTTTCAGAAACAAGATTTTAGAACAAAGCTACGTTTAAAAGGCGCCAGAACCTTTAATCAGTTTACAGAACTTCATTATGAAACAGAGTTTTAATAATTTATCATGAGTATGAGGTTCTCTGCATTAAGCCTGTATAACTGTTAGATGAGGCTGTTATATATTGGATGTAAAGAGGTAAGAAGCCTCCTGGGTTTTCTGTAATGCACTGCCTGAAAGACACCCTGCCGATTATGTGTGCTATAATCGAACAAAATTGTTCGCTTTTAGCAATATTAATTGGCAAGGTGTCTTTTTTGTTTTAAAGTATTGACAAAATTTCTTTGAGGTGATATGGTTATACACACAAGTATATAACCATATCACTGTATAACGAGAAAGGGAGGTTTTTCGTGAACACAACCTTTGATAACAATAAACCGATATTTATACAAATCCGAGAAAAAATAGAAGATCAAATCGTAAATAATCAATTAAAGGAGGAAGAGCAGGCACCCTCCACCAATCAGTTAGTGAGCTTTTATAAAATTAATCATGCAACGGTAGCAAAAGGAGTAAATCAACTGGTAGAGGAAGGGATACTTTATAAAAAAAGGGGAATTGGCATGTTTGTTGCTGCAGGAGCGAAAGAAAAACTCATGAACAAGAGAAAAGAAGTATTTGTAGATGACTATATAGTACCTTTGGTGCAGGAAGCTTTAAAGCTCGGAATATCCGAGGGAGAAATAACAGAGATGATTAATAGGATAGGGAGGATGGCTAAATGACATTTCAGATAGAAGTAAAAAATGTATCACTTAAGTATAAGAAATTTAAAGCCTTAAAGGACATTTCCTTTCAACTTGAGGATCAGAAGATATATG from Anaerocolumna sp. AGMB13020 encodes the following:
- a CDS encoding dihydrofolate reductase family protein; translated protein: MPRKVVLFIAESLDGYIATKEDDLEWLINTEGEGDNGYSEFYDTIDTIIMGRRTYDWILNHEGNNFPYVGKQCYVLSESRQGKDKNVVYVNGNITEFIQKLKQEEGKDIWIVGGGSMLHEFIEKRLVDEWIITVTPTILGDGIPLFQKQDFRTKLRLKGARTFNQFTELHYETEF
- a CDS encoding GntR family transcriptional regulator, which translates into the protein MNTTFDNNKPIFIQIREKIEDQIVNNQLKEEEQAPSTNQLVSFYKINHATVAKGVNQLVEEGILYKKRGIGMFVAAGAKEKLMNKRKEVFVDDYIVPLVQEALKLGISEGEITEMINRIGRMAK